A stretch of the Nitrospinota bacterium genome encodes the following:
- a CDS encoding aldo/keto reductase, translated as MHAPQNELGTSGLVAGRLGFSGGYGAPAAAFEMAFERGCNYFYHGSIRRPGMNQAIKNIAAKGRRDKLIVAAQTYMRAPWLMRWSMNRFFKKTGLEYADVLLLGWWNNMPPQSIIDTALEMKEKGRVRHIAISGHNRAMFAEFAKTGHFDIFHVRYSAAHRGAEKEVFEAIPSAERPGIVTYTATRWGGLVSPGKMPKGEQTPRASDCYRFVLTNPAVNVCMAGPKNMAEAEEALAALDRGPMTPDEMDWMRRIGDHLRVK; from the coding sequence ATGCACGCGCCGCAAAATGAACTGGGGACAAGCGGCCTCGTGGCCGGCAGGCTCGGCTTTTCGGGCGGCTACGGCGCGCCGGCCGCGGCGTTCGAGATGGCCTTCGAGCGGGGCTGCAACTATTTCTATCACGGCTCCATCCGCCGCCCCGGCATGAATCAGGCCATCAAGAACATCGCCGCCAAGGGGCGGCGCGACAAGCTGATCGTCGCCGCGCAGACTTATATGCGCGCGCCGTGGCTGATGCGCTGGAGCATGAACCGCTTCTTTAAAAAGACCGGGCTGGAGTACGCCGACGTGCTGCTGCTCGGCTGGTGGAACAATATGCCACCGCAATCGATCATCGATACCGCGCTGGAGATGAAGGAGAAAGGGCGGGTGCGCCACATCGCCATATCGGGGCACAACCGCGCCATGTTCGCCGAGTTCGCCAAGACGGGGCATTTCGATATTTTCCATGTGCGCTACTCCGCCGCCCATCGCGGGGCCGAGAAGGAAGTGTTCGAGGCGATTCCATCGGCGGAACGGCCCGGCATCGTCACCTATACCGCCACCCGCTGGGGCGGGCTGGTCAGTCCGGGGAAAATGCCGAAAGGGGAGCAGACTCCGCGCGCGTCGGATTGCTACCGGTTCGTGCTCACCAATCCCGCCGTCAACGTCTGCATGGCCGGGCCGAAGAACATGGCCGAGGCGGAAGAGGCGCTCGCCGCGCTTGACCGCGGCCCGATGACGCCGGACGAGATGGATTGGATGC
- a CDS encoding phosphoenolpyruvate carboxykinase, with protein sequence MPVAASKNPFTIIGDQKVIIDYAAIYCRTPQELLKSTLFHEILVRFIRRIENKRTPGYLFLRERRPEMKPEEIPDFVLRLLRLLVGHSAEEIIALNPEYGSVLNKGDDREWIYELRRDLYNYWRRFERYVFLEMPHGSGQKSIDIYHDQFMAGCGNLRDLVLRTNRLIGEHLSGKDPKVYRQLPAGANMAMLLERIEWKCPAFLQAFKDVPFIRITLIEPPLILYSKSNTRKGTFQEIPGPHGPITVDAGEWFCFPAKVGELTAFIYFHHDYIAQALSMANLFELAEFDDISGKTPDLVVLFGVPGEGMKEYTEFFEDRQSGIITGMVQRNADVGYFGYFKKMTLTLHNVAMLNRGRLPLHGAMMHIKLKEGGYANIAFVGDSGAGKSETLEALRAVAEEYFSDIKVIFDDMGSFAIKEDGRVHGYGTEIGAFVRLDDLHPKYAYDEVDRSIFINPDRKNARLIMPITAYHHVMMGYPVDMLFYANNYEHLDDGKPAVEFFPRAEDALQVFRDGSRLAKGTTDEKGLVRTYFANPFGAYQRRAAHEKVAAAVFKRMFETGVRVGQVRTRLGIPGFEQEGPKAVAMELYKLLKDMARRPDR encoded by the coding sequence ATGCCGGTAGCCGCGTCCAAAAATCCGTTCACCATCATCGGCGACCAGAAAGTCATCATCGACTACGCCGCCATTTACTGCCGCACGCCGCAGGAGCTGCTGAAGAGCACGCTGTTCCATGAGATACTCGTCCGCTTCATCCGGCGCATCGAGAACAAGCGGACTCCCGGCTATCTCTTTTTGCGCGAGCGCCGCCCGGAGATGAAGCCGGAGGAGATTCCCGATTTCGTGCTGCGGCTGCTCCGCCTGCTGGTGGGACACAGCGCGGAGGAGATCATCGCGCTCAATCCCGAATACGGCAGCGTGCTGAACAAGGGGGACGACCGCGAATGGATATACGAACTGCGGCGGGACCTCTACAACTACTGGCGGCGTTTCGAGCGCTATGTCTTCCTCGAGATGCCGCACGGCTCCGGCCAAAAGTCCATCGACATCTACCACGACCAGTTCATGGCCGGATGCGGGAACCTGCGCGACCTCGTTCTGCGCACCAACCGCCTCATCGGCGAACACCTTTCCGGCAAGGACCCGAAGGTCTACCGCCAACTCCCCGCCGGGGCGAACATGGCGATGCTGCTGGAGCGGATAGAGTGGAAATGTCCCGCCTTCCTGCAGGCGTTCAAGGATGTGCCGTTCATCCGCATCACGCTCATCGAGCCGCCGCTCATCCTCTACTCGAAATCCAACACCCGCAAGGGGACGTTTCAGGAGATACCCGGGCCGCACGGCCCGATCACGGTGGATGCCGGCGAGTGGTTCTGCTTCCCCGCCAAGGTGGGCGAGTTGACCGCGTTCATCTATTTCCATCACGACTACATCGCGCAGGCGCTCTCGATGGCGAACCTGTTCGAGCTGGCCGAATTCGACGACATCAGCGGCAAGACGCCCGACCTGGTTGTGCTGTTCGGCGTGCCGGGGGAGGGGATGAAGGAGTACACCGAGTTTTTCGAAGACCGCCAGAGCGGCATCATCACCGGGATGGTGCAACGCAACGCCGATGTCGGCTACTTCGGCTACTTCAAGAAGATGACGCTGACGCTGCACAACGTGGCGATGCTGAACCGCGGCCGCCTGCCGCTGCACGGCGCGATGATGCACATCAAGCTGAAAGAGGGGGGCTACGCCAACATCGCCTTCGTGGGTGATTCCGGCGCGGGCAAAAGCGAAACGCTGGAGGCGCTGCGCGCCGTCGCCGAGGAGTACTTCAGCGACATCAAGGTGATCTTCGACGACATGGGGAGCTTCGCCATCAAGGAGGACGGCCGCGTACACGGCTACGGCACCGAGATCGGCGCATTCGTCCGGCTGGACGACCTCCACCCGAAATACGCCTACGACGAGGTGGACCGCTCCATCTTCATCAACCCCGACCGGAAGAACGCCCGGCTCATCATGCCGATAACCGCCTACCACCACGTGATGATGGGCTACCCCGTGGACATGCTGTTTTACGCCAACAACTACGAGCATCTGGACGACGGCAAGCCGGCGGTGGAATTTTTCCCCCGCGCCGAAGACGCCCTGCAGGTATTCCGCGACGGCTCGCGCCTGGCGAAGGGAACCACCGACGAGAAGGGGCTGGTCCGCACCTACTTCGCCAATCCGTTCGGCGCGTATCAGCGCCGCGCGGCGCACGAGAAAGTGGCGGCGGCTGTTTTTAAGCGGATGTTCGAAACCGGCGTGAGGGTGGGGCAGGTCCGCACGCGCCTCGGCATCCCCGGCTTCGAGCAGGAGGGGCCAAAGGCCGTGGCGATGGAGCTTTACAAATTGCTCAAGGATATGGCCCGGCGGCCCGATCGCTGA
- a CDS encoding sulfite exporter TauE/SafE family protein: MNRTQGLYLGIGAAAGFFGGLVGLGGGIVMVPMLTGMAGFSQRRAHGTSLAALVFTGMAGAATYAFSGAVDFLAAGALAATAVLSAGAGARSAHRLPADKLKRYFGIFQLGVAALLIAKPWLIHGSVPGVWSKIFWLLAAGAATGFLSGMMGVGGGSIMVPAMVLLAGMGQHVAQGSSLLAMVPAGIAGAAAHNRLGNVAGEALWWLLPGIAAGAFAGGMAAAAIDADWLRALFACVLIYMGGRYATSSAKN, from the coding sequence ATGAACAGAACGCAGGGGCTTTATCTCGGCATTGGCGCCGCCGCCGGTTTTTTCGGCGGACTGGTCGGGCTGGGGGGAGGCATCGTCATGGTGCCGATGTTAACCGGCATGGCCGGGTTTTCCCAGCGCCGCGCGCATGGCACCAGCTTGGCGGCGCTGGTCTTCACCGGCATGGCCGGAGCCGCCACTTATGCGTTTTCCGGCGCGGTTGATTTTTTGGCGGCGGGGGCGCTGGCCGCCACCGCCGTGCTCTCGGCGGGAGCCGGCGCACGGAGCGCCCATCGCCTTCCGGCGGACAAGCTCAAACGGTATTTCGGGATTTTTCAACTGGGGGTCGCCGCGCTATTAATTGCCAAGCCGTGGCTGATACACGGGAGCGTTCCCGGCGTGTGGTCCAAAATCTTCTGGCTGCTGGCGGCGGGGGCGGCCACCGGCTTTCTCTCCGGCATGATGGGGGTTGGGGGCGGGTCGATCATGGTGCCCGCGATGGTGTTGCTGGCCGGGATGGGGCAGCATGTGGCGCAGGGAAGCTCTCTGCTGGCGATGGTTCCGGCGGGTATCGCCGGCGCGGCGGCCCACAACCGTTTGGGGAATGTGGCGGGCGAAGCGTTGTGGTGGCTGCTGCCGGGAATTGCCGCCGGCGCTTTTGCGGGAGGGATGGCGGCCGCGGCCATTGATGCCGATTGGCTGCGGGCGCTTTTTGCCTGCGTGCTCATTTACATGGGGGGGCGCTATGCCACGTCCTCCGCGAAAAATTGA
- a CDS encoding RNA-binding protein, which translates to MGKKLYVGNLPYSTTDESLREQFEQAGTVESAKVIIDRETNRCKGFGFVEMATDEESEAAIAQLNGVSIEGRALRVAEAKPQEPRTGGGGGRGGFGGGGGGRGGRGGGGGGYGGGGGGGGRY; encoded by the coding sequence ATGGGCAAGAAACTGTATGTGGGCAACCTACCTTATTCAACAACCGATGAATCGCTGCGCGAACAGTTCGAGCAGGCGGGGACGGTGGAATCGGCAAAGGTGATTATTGACCGCGAAACCAACCGCTGCAAAGGGTTCGGATTCGTTGAAATGGCTACCGATGAAGAATCGGAAGCGGCAATCGCTCAACTTAACGGCGTCAGCATCGAAGGGCGCGCCCTGCGCGTGGCCGAAGCTAAACCGCAAGAACCCCGCACCGGCGGCGGTGGCGGTCGTGGCGGTTTCGGCGGCGGCGGCGGTGGCCGTGGCGGTCGTGGCGGCGGTGGCGGCGGCTACGGCGGTGGTGGCGGTGGCGGCGGACGCTACTAA
- a CDS encoding acetyl-CoA carboxylase carboxyltransferase subunit beta, giving the protein MSWFTKKKTPLGKSEKRGGVPEGLFLKCEGCGEMVYAAEFEANWRVCKKCGKHHTMPARRRIMLLADEGSFEEADAGMQAVDVLKFKDTKRYRDRIKGAQKESGEMDAIVCGSGRLDGYPVEIAAFEFGFMGGSMGAVVGEKITRTIERAVNNRAAVIIVSCSGGARMQEGAFSLMQMAKTSAALAGLEEAGLPYLSVLAHPTAGGVTASFAMLGDIIIAEPDALICFAGPRVIEQTIRQKLPEGFQKSEFLVEHGFVDVIVKRDDLKPTIAGMLRHMGTKMARRAPSATA; this is encoded by the coding sequence ATGAGCTGGTTTACAAAGAAAAAAACCCCGCTGGGCAAAAGCGAAAAGCGGGGCGGGGTGCCCGAAGGGCTTTTCCTGAAGTGCGAGGGGTGCGGCGAGATGGTGTACGCCGCCGAGTTCGAGGCCAACTGGCGCGTATGCAAAAAATGCGGCAAGCACCACACGATGCCCGCCCGCCGCCGCATCATGTTGCTGGCGGACGAGGGGAGCTTTGAGGAAGCCGATGCCGGAATGCAGGCGGTGGATGTGCTCAAGTTCAAGGACACCAAGCGTTACCGCGACCGGATTAAGGGGGCTCAGAAGGAAAGCGGCGAGATGGACGCCATCGTTTGCGGCAGCGGCAGGTTGGACGGCTATCCCGTCGAGATAGCCGCGTTTGAATTCGGTTTTATGGGGGGATCGATGGGGGCGGTGGTTGGTGAAAAAATCACCCGCACCATTGAGCGCGCCGTGAATAACCGCGCGGCGGTCATCATCGTCTCCTGCTCCGGCGGCGCGCGTATGCAGGAAGGGGCGTTCTCGCTCATGCAGATGGCCAAAACGTCGGCCGCGCTGGCCGGGCTGGAAGAGGCCGGATTGCCATACCTGTCGGTGCTGGCCCATCCAACCGCGGGAGGCGTCACCGCATCATTCGCCATGTTGGGGGATATCATCATCGCCGAGCCGGATGCGCTGATCTGCTTCGCCGGCCCGCGCGTCATCGAGCAGACCATCCGCCAAAAACTTCCCGAAGGTTTCCAAAAATCGGAGTTCCTCGTGGAGCACGGCTTTGTGGATGTCATTGTGAAACGCGATGATCTGAAGCCCACCATCGCCGGCATGCTTCGCCACATGGGAACCAAAATGGCCCGCCGCGCTCCCTCCGCCACCGCCTGA
- a CDS encoding 2-isopropylmalate synthase has protein sequence MANITIFDTTLRDGEQSPGFSMNIDEKLQMARQLAALNVDVIEAGFPVTSDGDFAAVNLIAKKVPGPVICGLARMVEKDITAAGLALKPAKRRRIHVFISTSEIHMKHKLKKTRPEVIAMAKAGIAMARKYTKDIEFSCEDATRSDPAFLYEIITAAIKAGATTVNIPDTVGYAIPAEYGALIAGIAGNVPNIKNAVISVHCHDDLGLAVANSLTAVQNGARQIECTVNGIGERAGNASLEEVVMALKVRRDNLRHGTGIRTREIYKTSKLLTAVTGIAVQPNKAIVGANAFAHESGIHQDGVMKRRETYEIMTPREIGLSENKMVMGKHSGRHAFGKKMADLGFSLNKEQLDMAFERFKTLADKKKEVFDEDLEAVIGDEIAQPGHTWEVEYFQVTTGNATVPAATVKLKNKKGAIITESASGDGPIDAVYHAIDRITGVKGKLLNYQVRSITGDKDAVGEVTVQVEFGKKCVVRGRAASTDTVEASTRAYVAALNRMLAERQGKK, from the coding sequence ATGGCTAACATAACCATTTTCGATACCACGCTGCGCGACGGCGAGCAGTCGCCCGGCTTTTCCATGAACATTGATGAAAAACTGCAAATGGCCCGCCAACTGGCGGCGCTGAACGTCGATGTGATAGAGGCCGGGTTCCCGGTCACCAGCGATGGAGACTTCGCGGCGGTGAACCTGATAGCCAAAAAGGTGCCGGGGCCGGTCATCTGCGGCCTGGCCCGGATGGTGGAAAAGGACATCACGGCGGCGGGACTGGCCCTGAAGCCGGCCAAACGGCGGCGCATCCACGTTTTCATCAGCACCTCCGAAATCCACATGAAGCACAAGCTGAAGAAGACGCGCCCCGAGGTGATCGCCATGGCCAAGGCCGGCATCGCGATGGCCCGCAAATACACCAAGGACATCGAGTTCTCGTGCGAAGACGCCACCCGCAGCGATCCCGCGTTTCTGTATGAGATCATCACCGCGGCGATAAAGGCCGGCGCCACCACCGTGAACATACCGGATACGGTCGGCTACGCCATTCCGGCGGAGTACGGCGCGCTGATAGCCGGGATCGCCGGCAACGTGCCGAACATAAAAAACGCGGTCATCAGCGTGCATTGCCACGACGACTTGGGGCTGGCGGTGGCGAATTCGCTGACCGCCGTGCAGAACGGCGCGCGGCAGATCGAATGCACCGTCAACGGCATCGGCGAGCGCGCCGGCAACGCCTCGCTGGAAGAGGTGGTGATGGCGCTCAAGGTGCGCCGCGACAATCTGCGGCACGGCACCGGCATCCGCACGCGGGAGATTTACAAGACCAGCAAACTGCTCACCGCCGTCACCGGCATCGCCGTGCAGCCGAACAAGGCCATTGTCGGGGCGAATGCCTTCGCCCACGAATCGGGCATCCATCAGGACGGCGTGATGAAGCGGCGCGAGACCTACGAGATCATGACCCCGCGGGAGATAGGCCTCTCCGAAAATAAAATGGTGATGGGGAAACACAGCGGGCGGCACGCGTTCGGCAAAAAGATGGCCGATCTGGGATTCAGCCTGAACAAGGAACAACTGGACATGGCGTTCGAGCGGTTCAAGACGTTGGCCGACAAAAAGAAAGAAGTCTTTGATGAGGATCTGGAGGCGGTGATCGGCGATGAGATCGCGCAGCCCGGCCACACATGGGAAGTGGAGTACTTCCAGGTTACCACCGGCAACGCCACCGTCCCGGCCGCCACGGTGAAGCTGAAAAACAAAAAAGGTGCGATAATTACCGAATCGGCAAGCGGCGACGGTCCGATAGACGCGGTCTATCACGCCATCGACCGGATAACCGGCGTGAAGGGGAAGCTCCTGAACTATCAGGTGCGGTCCATCACCGGCGACAAGGATGCCGTGGGCGAAGTCACCGTGCAGGTGGAGTTCGGCAAGAAGTGCGTGGTGCGCGGGCGCGCCGCCAGCACCGATACGGTGGAGGCCAGCACGCGGGCGTATGTGGCGGCGCTCAACCGGATGCTGGCGGAAAGACAGGGAAAGAAATGA
- a CDS encoding type II toxin-antitoxin system mRNA interferase toxin, RelE/StbE family, with protein sequence MKIIYSPLFARQYKSLNSSLKLIAEKKEIVFRANPFDARLKTHKLQGRLKDFWAFSLDRKNRIVFEFGEQGTVYFHSVGDHSIYQ encoded by the coding sequence GTGAAAATCATCTATTCCCCGCTATTCGCCCGTCAGTACAAAAGCCTTAATTCAAGTCTCAAATTAATCGCGGAAAAGAAGGAGATTGTCTTTCGCGCCAACCCGTTCGATGCGCGTTTAAAAACCCACAAGCTCCAGGGCCGCTTGAAGGACTTTTGGGCGTTTTCTCTCGATCGCAAAAACCGCATTGTTTTTGAATTTGGAGAACAAGGGACGGTTTATTTCCATTCCGTCGGTGACCATTCAATTTACCAATAG
- a CDS encoding general secretion pathway protein GspK, with the protein MKQVRDERGIALLLVIWLLVILAALAAEMAMSARGDIGAVRNFKEGREAYYLARAGAQMAFAELLEDFDYVYAKDGQDVLGRVGDDLKEPEFAPRQVKLGGGLAGYVITDENAKLNLNALARDEGGLRRLFAALFPDKIDGEDAAIDGILDWADADEYHRANGAESDYYQTLKPPYKAKNGDFDSVAELRRVKGISPKIFAALEKVLTVYSAGALNPNTATPEALLASGVPQDKVDAIMDARAHNAPPDPNGKSDTFVIVATGRFEGSALTHSVRVVVRKTAPRRLTLLDWADDFYDVFVRKKEPVIAQPPAR; encoded by the coding sequence GTGAAGCAGGTACGGGACGAGCGGGGTATCGCGCTGCTGCTGGTGATATGGCTGCTGGTGATTCTGGCGGCGTTGGCGGCGGAAATGGCGATGAGCGCGCGCGGCGACATCGGGGCAGTGCGCAACTTCAAGGAGGGGCGCGAGGCATATTACCTCGCCCGCGCCGGCGCGCAGATGGCCTTCGCGGAGTTGCTGGAGGATTTTGATTATGTGTACGCCAAAGACGGACAGGATGTTTTGGGGCGCGTCGGCGACGATCTGAAAGAACCGGAGTTTGCGCCGCGGCAGGTGAAGCTTGGCGGCGGATTGGCGGGCTATGTCATTACCGACGAGAACGCGAAGCTGAATCTCAATGCCCTGGCGCGGGACGAAGGGGGATTGCGGCGACTTTTCGCCGCGCTGTTTCCGGATAAAATTGACGGGGAGGATGCGGCCATCGATGGCATCCTCGATTGGGCCGACGCCGACGAGTATCACCGCGCCAACGGCGCCGAGAGCGATTATTACCAAACGCTGAAACCGCCGTATAAAGCCAAGAACGGCGATTTTGACAGCGTGGCGGAACTGCGGCGGGTTAAAGGGATTTCCCCCAAAATATTCGCGGCCCTGGAAAAGGTGCTCACCGTTTATTCCGCCGGGGCGTTGAATCCCAATACCGCCACGCCCGAAGCGTTGCTGGCATCCGGAGTGCCGCAGGACAAGGTGGATGCCATCATGGATGCCCGCGCCCACAATGCTCCCCCCGACCCAAACGGCAAATCGGATACCTTTGTGATTGTCGCCACCGGCCGTTTCGAAGGGAGCGCGTTAACCCACTCGGTGCGTGTGGTGGTGCGCAAGACCGCCCCCCGCCGCCTCACGCTCCTCGATTGGGCCGACGATTTTTATGATGTCTTCGTGCGGAAAAAAGAACCTGTTATTGCCCAGCCTCCCGCCCGTTAG
- a CDS encoding type II secretion system protein — MKNQRGFTLLELLIAITLLAAITAILTAGFQLSLRSWEAGRNRMEGHYDLTEGMGLIAGQLKSARQNYFVNAKNEKILAFHGEADKLLFVANVPRLKALTDADGFYLQRLSFDAEKKALLFSEAPFDPHTPVDEVKWTDVPMGEGTIKEFKCEYLYREGTGSDAKDVWREKSADDKELDKMPLAARLSLAMVESNDPFVWPPLTVRIEPGGAVAPEVKK, encoded by the coding sequence GTGAAGAACCAGCGCGGTTTCACGCTGCTCGAACTGCTGATCGCCATCACCCTGCTGGCGGCGATCACCGCCATCCTCACCGCCGGGTTTCAGCTTTCGCTCCGCTCGTGGGAGGCGGGGCGGAACCGGATGGAAGGGCATTACGATCTCACCGAGGGGATGGGACTCATCGCGGGACAGCTCAAAAGCGCGCGGCAAAACTATTTCGTGAACGCGAAGAACGAAAAAATCCTCGCCTTTCACGGCGAAGCGGACAAGCTCCTCTTCGTGGCGAACGTCCCGCGCCTCAAGGCACTGACGGACGCCGACGGTTTTTATCTGCAACGGCTCTCATTCGACGCGGAGAAGAAGGCGCTGCTTTTCTCCGAAGCGCCATTTGATCCGCATACGCCGGTTGACGAAGTAAAGTGGACGGACGTTCCGATGGGGGAGGGGACGATCAAGGAATTTAAATGCGAGTACCTCTACCGCGAAGGAACGGGGAGCGACGCGAAAGATGTCTGGCGCGAAAAGAGCGCCGACGACAAAGAACTGGACAAGATGCCGTTGGCGGCGCGGCTCTCGCTGGCGATGGTGGAAAGCAACGATCCGTTCGTGTGGCCGCCGCTTACCGTGCGGATAGAGCCGGGCGGCGCTGTAGCGCCGGAGGTGAAGAAGTGA
- a CDS encoding prepilin-type N-terminal cleavage/methylation domain-containing protein, with amino-acid sequence MNHEVRERGFTLLEILVAVTILAVSFTAIFHLYGGTLRNIERSERHARAAVLGGEKLEELMARSPFPPVGEQGTFSGNPDYSYKTTVEEYKEPVGRKEKTAPRDAAERIVLYHLSVKVEWKDGETAKELVLNTLKTAVEANR; translated from the coding sequence ATGAACCACGAAGTGCGCGAGCGCGGCTTCACGCTGCTGGAAATCCTCGTGGCCGTCACCATCCTTGCCGTGTCGTTCACCGCCATCTTCCACCTTTATGGCGGCACGCTCCGCAACATCGAACGGAGCGAGCGCCACGCCCGCGCGGCGGTGTTGGGCGGCGAAAAGCTGGAAGAACTGATGGCCCGCAGTCCTTTCCCGCCGGTGGGCGAACAGGGAACGTTTTCCGGCAATCCGGACTACTCGTATAAAACCACCGTCGAGGAATATAAAGAACCGGTGGGGCGGAAGGAAAAAACAGCGCCGCGCGATGCCGCCGAGCGGATAGTCCTCTACCATCTTTCCGTGAAGGTGGAGTGGAAGGATGGCGAAACGGCCAAAGAGCTTGTCCTGAATACGCTCAAGACGGCGGTGGAGGCGAACCGGTGA
- a CDS encoding prepilin-type N-terminal cleavage/methylation domain-containing protein, with the protein MMNRGGLSGYTLVELLIVMAVIAMVAGLGVPFFARSLERAELKSAAGEMAALMRLARQEAIARKTVFSAVIDPAQKAAYAIEGRFDAGNPAGPFNGEAVKIPDAVKVWTPRDGLLVLEFSPAGTASACNLAVTSMKADSAEDENGYRVTLDPLSGRARVIRNEAAGIVRERK; encoded by the coding sequence ATGATGAACCGAGGCGGACTGTCCGGCTATACGCTTGTGGAGCTGCTTATCGTGATGGCGGTCATTGCGATGGTGGCGGGGCTGGGGGTGCCGTTCTTCGCGCGCTCCCTTGAACGGGCGGAACTGAAGTCGGCCGCCGGGGAGATGGCGGCCCTCATGCGGCTGGCCCGGCAGGAAGCCATCGCGCGCAAAACCGTTTTTTCCGCCGTGATAGACCCGGCGCAAAAAGCGGCCTACGCCATCGAGGGGCGGTTCGACGCCGGAAACCCGGCGGGGCCGTTCAACGGCGAGGCGGTGAAAATCCCCGATGCGGTAAAGGTTTGGACGCCCCGCGATGGGCTGCTGGTTTTGGAGTTCAGCCCCGCCGGAACCGCCTCCGCGTGCAACCTCGCCGTCACCTCCATGAAAGCGGACAGCGCCGAAGATGAAAACGGCTACCGCGTGACCCTCGATCCGCTTTCCGGCCGCGCGCGGGTAATCCGCAACGAAGCGGCGGGGATAGTAAGGGAAAGAAAATGA
- a CDS encoding efflux RND transporter periplasmic adaptor subunit → MKGKGAMEIFGSGRNRRMAAALCAAALLLAGGCKKKEEAQTGHGPRAVPVTAVKAELRNVEVREESVGYIESREAPAVSAEVSGRVSAVLADNGATVNAGDVLAKIDDGDLKLRHEAALAAASNAEKNVARLKNLFAEKVIPESQLDDAQTQLTALRSQLAAAARDLKRAAVTAPLSGKVQSRLVAEGDYVNPGKPMFIIDGGNRLQIHLPFPESTASRLAAGQAVRLTSPIDPGAVMEGKISEIRPVITSGSRSVDVIVNRDNLGGWMPGASVTGSVLLSSRQAAVMVPALCVILRPAGETVYIITGDKTRAVPVKTGVRQDGMVEIVSGLKGDETLAADGAGFLTDGAAVKMAPGADRAK, encoded by the coding sequence ATGAAAGGGAAAGGCGCGATGGAAATATTCGGCTCCGGACGGAACAGGCGGATGGCGGCGGCATTGTGCGCGGCGGCGCTGCTGCTGGCGGGCGGCTGCAAGAAGAAAGAGGAAGCGCAAACCGGCCACGGCCCGCGCGCCGTGCCGGTGACCGCCGTGAAGGCGGAACTGCGCAACGTGGAGGTCCGCGAGGAATCGGTCGGCTATATCGAAAGCCGCGAGGCTCCCGCCGTGTCGGCCGAGGTAAGCGGCCGCGTGAGCGCCGTGCTGGCGGATAACGGCGCGACGGTGAACGCCGGCGACGTGCTGGCGAAAATCGACGACGGCGACCTGAAGCTGCGGCACGAGGCGGCCCTCGCCGCGGCATCCAACGCCGAAAAAAACGTGGCCCGCCTGAAAAACCTTTTCGCCGAGAAAGTGATACCCGAAAGCCAGCTTGACGACGCCCAGACGCAGCTTACCGCGCTGCGCAGCCAGCTCGCCGCCGCCGCGCGCGACCTGAAAAGGGCCGCCGTCACCGCGCCGCTCTCCGGCAAAGTGCAAAGCCGCCTGGTTGCCGAAGGGGATTATGTAAACCCCGGCAAGCCGATGTTCATCATCGACGGCGGAAACCGCTTGCAGATACACCTGCCGTTCCCCGAATCCACGGCCAGCCGCTTGGCTGCGGGACAGGCGGTGCGGCTGACCAGCCCCATCGACCCCGGCGCGGTGATGGAGGGAAAGATATCGGAAATCCGTCCGGTAATCACCAGCGGCAGCCGTTCCGTGGATGTAATCGTGAACAGGGACAACCTTGGCGGCTGGATGCCGGGCGCCAGCGTCACCGGCTCGGTGCTCCTGAGTTCCCGCCAGGCGGCGGTGATGGTTCCGGCGCTCTGCGTGATCCTGCGCCCGGCGGGCGAAACGGTCTACATCATAACCGGGGATAAGACGCGCGCCGTGCCGGTGAAAACCGGCGTGCGGCAGGATGGCATGGTGGAGATTGTCAGCGGCCTCAAGGGGGATGAAACCCTCGCCGCCGACGGCGC